The Branchiostoma floridae strain S238N-H82 chromosome 17, Bfl_VNyyK, whole genome shotgun sequence genome has a window encoding:
- the LOC118404274 gene encoding beta-1,4 N-acetylgalactosaminyltransferase 1-like, with protein MTHGEIQLEASKYGTLDVTAEVSDVHLEGLGEKSFTIRSRSLPNINHQLQYIVYSNTVYGVGATEIIKFRYLNYEASIPVRIQPSRVSLLYDPGPDEDIASKVTVITKTFLRYASIRTLLATIRAFYPNIRVIVADDSRPIENLQAEHVDHFVMPYAIGWFAGRNLAVSQVNTPYLLWVDDDFAFGNRTKLERFVNVLDNTDLDLVSGRVGFKKVAHTKMTLVPGDKDGDCLLIHDHHHWGPVPGFPRCHFSTRVTNFFMARTDSVRAVGFDPKYSRHGHTQFFMAAMGKLKIAACDDVTIGHRRTQTMEYNAFRYQGLDYQRTQWKYEYFRFNIKCHLWFTEECSNINNYYKCNPVDGGFYLSFRGGNSSTAN; from the exons ATGACACACGGGGAA ATACAACTCGAGGCATCTAAATACGGCACACTTGATGTCACAGCCGAAGTTTCCGACGTACATTTGGAAGGACTCGGAGAAAAGTCGTTCACTATTCGTAGCCGAAGTTTGCCGAACATCAACCACCAGCTCCAGTATATCGTGTATTCCAACACAGTGTATGGCGTAGGAGCAACAGAAATCA TTAAATTTAGGTACCTGAACTACGAAGCAAGCATTCCCGTTCGCATCCAACCTTCTAGAGTTTCACTCCTGTATGATCCCGGACCAG ATGAAGACATCGCATCCAAAGTGACCGTTATCACCAAAACATTTCTCCGGTATGCGTCCATACGAACCCTGCTGGCCACCATCCGGGCATTCTATCCCAACATCCGGGTCATCGTCGCAGACGACAGTCGTCCAATAGAAAACCTCCAGGCGGAGCATGTCGACCATTTTGTTATGCCGTATGCTATA GGCTGGTTCGCGGGAAGAAACCTGGCCGTTTCCCAGGTGAACACGCCCTACCTACTTTGGGTGGATGACGACTTCGCTTTCGGAAATAGGACAAAGTTGGAAAGATTCGTCAATGTTCTGGATAACACAGACTTGGACTTG GTTTCTGGCAGGGTAGGTTTCAAAAAAGTGGCGCACACGAAAATGACGCTCGTCCCAGGTGACAAAGATGGCGACTGTCTGCTTATCCACGACCATCACCACTGGGGACCAGTCCCCGGGTTTCCTCGCTGCCATTTCTCCACCAGAGTAACCAACTTCTTCATGGCGAGGACGGACAGCGTTCGTGCCGTCGGGTTCGACCCCAAGTACTCGAGGCATGGACACACAC agTTCTTCATGGCTGCAATGGGGAAACTGAAAATTGCAgcatgtgatgacgtcacgatcGGTCACAGGCGAACGCAAACGATGGAGTATAACGCATTCCGTTATCAGGGACTGGATTACCAAAGAACGCAATGGAAATACGAGTACTTCAGGTTCAACATAAAATGCCACTTGTGGTTTACTGAGGAATGTTCAAATATTAACAACTACTATAAGTGTAACCCAGTTGATGGTGGCTTTTATTTGTCCTTTCGAGGAGGGAATAGTTCAACTGCAAATTAA